From Enterococcus wangshanyuanii, the proteins below share one genomic window:
- a CDS encoding DAK2 domain-containing protein, translating to MNVTEISASQFQEMVQAGASRLHVNAEYVNSLNVFPVPDGDTGTNMNLSMTSGAKAVADSRSEKVGELTTVLSKGLLMGARGNSGVILSQLFRGFSKQIPDVVTLNAQDLAAAFTHGVETAYKAVMKPVEGTILTVSREAARSGERKAKETDDCIEVMEAVVKGAKRALAKTPDLLPVLKEVGVVDSGGQGLLFIYEGFLEALSGNFLATEVYEPSPGEMDEMVNAEHHRGVSGHVATEDIKFGYCTEIMVQIGEGPTVDSDFDYDTFRNYLNELGDSLLVVNDDEIIKVHVHTEHPGEVMNYGQKFGSLVKIKVDNMRLQHETLVEHDAQAAVAPKARVPYAVIAIAAGEGVQELFRSLGASYIISGGQTMNPSTEDILKAVKEVNADQVIILPNNKNIFMAADQAAEVADIPVAVVPTKTISQGMTAMLAFNDQQSLEENKATMTEMIESVVSGQVTTAVRDTTIDNVEIKKDDYLGMIDGKIVVSEPDMAKASLDTLKRMIDEETEIVTIIVGEGGTMKEAEQFAEALTTEFEDLETELHEGGQPVYPYLFSAE from the coding sequence GTGAATGTAACAGAAATCAGTGCAAGTCAGTTCCAAGAAATGGTTCAGGCTGGTGCGAGTCGTCTGCATGTCAATGCAGAGTATGTCAACTCATTGAATGTTTTCCCTGTGCCGGATGGTGATACAGGAACAAATATGAATTTATCCATGACAAGTGGAGCAAAAGCTGTAGCAGATTCTCGTTCTGAAAAAGTTGGAGAACTAACAACAGTCCTTTCAAAAGGATTATTGATGGGCGCTAGAGGAAACTCTGGGGTTATTTTATCGCAATTATTCCGTGGTTTTTCTAAACAAATTCCAGACGTTGTTACGCTGAATGCACAAGACTTAGCCGCAGCGTTTACTCATGGGGTAGAAACAGCTTATAAAGCTGTAATGAAACCTGTAGAAGGAACAATTTTGACTGTTTCTCGTGAAGCGGCTCGTTCAGGTGAACGTAAAGCAAAAGAAACAGATGATTGTATTGAAGTGATGGAAGCTGTCGTTAAAGGTGCTAAACGCGCTTTAGCTAAAACACCAGATCTTTTACCAGTGTTAAAAGAAGTCGGCGTTGTAGACAGCGGAGGTCAAGGATTACTATTTATCTATGAAGGATTCTTAGAAGCTTTATCCGGCAATTTCTTAGCAACAGAAGTCTATGAACCATCACCAGGCGAAATGGACGAAATGGTCAATGCGGAGCATCACCGCGGTGTTAGCGGACATGTTGCCACAGAAGATATCAAATTCGGTTATTGTACAGAAATCATGGTACAAATCGGTGAAGGACCAACTGTAGATAGTGACTTCGACTATGACACATTCAGAAATTACCTGAACGAACTAGGCGACTCTTTACTGGTTGTCAATGACGATGAAATCATCAAAGTGCACGTGCATACCGAACACCCTGGTGAAGTAATGAACTACGGACAAAAATTCGGTTCACTTGTTAAAATCAAAGTCGACAACATGCGCTTACAGCATGAAACGTTGGTTGAGCATGATGCACAAGCAGCAGTTGCACCCAAAGCGCGTGTTCCTTACGCAGTGATTGCGATCGCAGCTGGAGAAGGCGTTCAGGAATTATTCCGCAGCTTAGGAGCAAGCTATATCATCAGCGGCGGCCAAACAATGAACCCAAGTACAGAAGACATCTTGAAAGCAGTGAAAGAAGTCAATGCGGATCAAGTGATCATTTTACCAAATAATAAAAATATCTTCATGGCAGCTGATCAAGCAGCAGAAGTAGCAGATATTCCTGTAGCCGTTGTCCCTACAAAGACAATTTCTCAAGGAATGACAGCGATGCTTGCTTTCAATGATCAACAATCACTAGAAGAAAATAAAGCAACGATGACAGAAATGATCGAAAGTGTTGTTAGCGGTCAGGTTACGACAGCTGTACGTGATACAACGATCGATAACGTTGAAATCAAAAAAGATGACTATCTAGGAATGATCGACGGAAAAATCGTCGTTTCTGAACCAGACATGGCTAAAGCATCATTGGATACATTAAAACGCATGATCGACGAAGAGACTGAAATCGTGACGATCATTGTTGGTGAAGGTGGTACAATGAAAGAAGCAGAGCAATTTGCAGAAGCATTGACTACTGAATTTGAAGATCTGGAAACAGAGCTTCATGAAGGCGGCCAACCGGTTTATCCATACTTGTTTTCAGCTGAATAA
- a CDS encoding Asp23/Gls24 family envelope stress response protein — translation MAVKIKTPAGTIEITNEVIATVVGGAATDIYGIVGMASKNQIKDNLNGILRKENFSKGVVVRQEENGVAVDVYTIVSYGTKISEVSRNVQEKVKYNLETLLGVTANSVNVFVQGVRVLPD, via the coding sequence ATGGCTGTAAAAATAAAAACACCAGCAGGCACCATTGAGATTACCAATGAGGTTATCGCTACTGTAGTTGGCGGAGCTGCGACAGATATCTACGGAATCGTCGGGATGGCTAGTAAAAACCAAATCAAAGATAATTTAAATGGCATTTTGCGCAAAGAGAATTTCTCTAAAGGTGTAGTCGTACGTCAAGAAGAAAATGGCGTTGCGGTCGACGTATATACAATCGTAAGTTATGGAACAAAGATTTCAGAAGTTTCTCGAAATGTACAAGAAAAAGTCAAATACAACCTTGAGACATTACTTGGTGTCACTGCTAATTCTGTCAACGTTTTTGTACAAGGTGTTCGTGTGTTGCCTGACTAG
- the rpmB gene encoding 50S ribosomal protein L28 translates to MAKVCYFTGRKTSSGNNRSHAMNATKRTVKPNLQKVRVLIDGKPKKVWVSTRALKSGKIERV, encoded by the coding sequence ATGGCAAAAGTATGTTACTTTACTGGTCGTAAGACAAGCAGCGGCAATAACCGCTCACATGCAATGAACGCTACTAAACGTACTGTTAAACCTAACTTGCAAAAAGTTCGTGTATTAATAGACGGTAAACCTAAAAAAGTTTGGGTGTCAACTCGTGCTTTGAAATCTGGTAAAATCGAGCGTGTTTAA
- a CDS encoding thiamine diphosphokinase gives MEILLVAGGSPEEWPQFSIDQFDFIIGIDRGSLYSLERGWKLDLAVGDFDSLRLEEFERVKKEVKEIEQAQAEKDFTDTQLALMKAFEKFPEAEITIIGATGGRADHFLSNLWLPLEPQFQAFASQIQLKDRQNSITYYGPGSYSITKEVGMTYLAYCCLTPVNNLTLTESKYTLDHVDVPIPTSYASNEFVSNSASFSFDSGMIAVIQSRDLNKKS, from the coding sequence ATGGAAATACTACTTGTGGCTGGCGGCTCGCCGGAAGAATGGCCGCAGTTTTCGATCGATCAGTTTGATTTTATCATAGGCATCGATCGTGGTAGTTTGTATAGCTTGGAGCGTGGTTGGAAACTAGATTTAGCTGTGGGCGATTTCGATTCGTTAAGGCTGGAAGAATTTGAACGTGTAAAAAAAGAAGTGAAAGAAATTGAACAGGCACAAGCTGAAAAGGATTTTACAGATACTCAGCTAGCGTTGATGAAGGCGTTTGAAAAATTTCCTGAGGCGGAAATAACGATCATTGGGGCTACAGGAGGTAGAGCAGATCATTTTCTTTCAAATCTTTGGTTGCCGTTAGAACCGCAATTTCAAGCGTTTGCTTCGCAAATTCAGTTGAAGGATCGGCAAAATAGCATTACGTATTACGGTCCTGGAAGCTATTCGATTACAAAAGAAGTTGGAATGACGTACCTCGCTTATTGTTGTTTGACGCCAGTCAATAACTTAACATTGACAGAAAGCAAATATACTTTGGATCATGTAGATGTCCCGATACCGACGTCTTACGCCAGCAATGAATTTGTTAGCAACAGCGCATCGTTTTCATTTGATTCAGGGATGATCGCTGTGATTCAAAGCCGTGATCTAAATAAAAAAAGCTGA
- the rpe gene encoding ribulose-phosphate 3-epimerase yields MKLAPSILSADFANLERDIQLVEKLGADYIHVDVMDGQFVPNITLGPNVVSAIRPTTKLPLDVHLMIVQPENYIEEFAKAGADIITVHQESTPHIHRAVQMIKASGVKAGVVINPGTPLSAIEYVLDLVDQVLIMTVNPGFGGQSFIESSLDKIAQLKEWKDTKGYAYDIEVDGGIEPETAKRCKEAGANVFVAGSYIYNSESPKDRIAALRAVLD; encoded by the coding sequence ATGAAATTAGCACCATCGATTTTAAGCGCAGATTTTGCAAATTTGGAAAGAGATATTCAATTGGTTGAGAAATTAGGTGCAGACTATATCCATGTGGATGTGATGGATGGGCAATTTGTTCCTAATATCACTTTAGGCCCAAATGTAGTTTCTGCGATCCGTCCAACTACGAAATTGCCGTTGGATGTTCATTTAATGATCGTTCAACCAGAAAATTACATTGAAGAATTTGCTAAAGCTGGTGCAGACATTATCACGGTTCATCAAGAATCGACACCTCATATTCATCGTGCTGTCCAAATGATCAAAGCATCAGGTGTAAAAGCTGGAGTCGTGATTAATCCTGGAACGCCATTATCAGCAATTGAATATGTGTTGGATTTAGTAGATCAAGTCTTGATCATGACGGTAAATCCGGGATTTGGCGGTCAAAGCTTTATTGAAAGTTCATTAGATAAAATTGCCCAACTGAAAGAATGGAAAGATACTAAAGGTTATGCGTATGATATTGAGGTCGATGGCGGAATCGAGCCGGAAACAGCAAAACGCTGTAAAGAAGCAGGTGCTAATGTTTTTGTTGCGGGATCATATATTTATAATTCTGAGAGTCCAAAAGATAGAATTGCTGCGTTGAGAGCTGTGCTGGATTAA